The genomic DNA GGATCCGCGGACACCGGGGCGGCTGGGGGAGGGCGGGGCGGCGGTGTTCGGGTATGAGGAGGCGTTTCAGGAGGAGCTCGATGGGCTGGGATGGCTCACGCCGGAGGCGTTTGCGGAGCGGTATCCGAGCGGGGCGGAGTACCTGCCGGGGATCACGTGGGACCCGACGACGGCGGAGTTCTGGGATGAGTTCAATGCGGATCCGGCGGTGGTGAACCAGGGATTGCCGTGGGGAACGCCGGGGTACCGGATCGGGGATTACCGGATGAACGCGGCGGAGCGGGAGGTGTTCGGCCGGCTCGGATTTGTGGTGAGCGGACGGCTTGGGAATATGGGGACTGTGGGAGCGAGCGGACCGAGTTTCGGGGGGATCTTCTACCAGCTTTGGTACAACGATCTGCCGGTGTTCATTTCGGCGGACGCCCTTCTGCACGTCTGGCATCGCACGTTCTCGATGATGCTCTCCGAGATCGAGGAGACGATGCTGTTCGAGATGGCGTCGCGGTTGCTCGACGGGATGGCGGAGCGGTTGCCGGCGGCGTGGGCTGAGGCGGGAGACGGGACGTTGCAGGAGAGCGTGCTGGACGCGGATTATCTGATCGGGGTGGCGCGTCAGCTGCTCCGGATCGGAGGCAGCGTGCTGGGGCAGGAGGGGCGGGTGGCGGAGACGATGACCGACATCGCCAGGGGGGAGCTGAAGGAGATTCCGGATTTCATGGGGAGCTGCCGGACGGTGGATTTCTCGCAGTTCAGGGTGCGCGGCCACTACACGAAGACGCCGCGCCTGCGGGCGTATTTCCAGTGCATGATGTGGCTGGGCCGGATCGACCTGGTGGTGGCGGGAGGGCCGTTTGCGCGCTGCCCGGGCGGGCTGCAGATGGCCAATCCGCGGGAACTGGGGACGGCGATCGTGTTGCATCACTTGTGGAAAGGATCGGCGGCGGAGGAGGTGTGGGGGGACATGCATCGGGCGATCGAGGCCTTTGTGGGGTGGACGGATTCGATGACTTTCCCGCAGTTGAGCGGGCTGCTGGCGGGGGCGGGGATCGAATCGCCGGGGGACGTCGCCGATCGGGCGACGCTGGAACGGTTGCAGCGGACGATCGAGGCGGGGCAACTCGGGGCGCAGAACATCCGGAGCGATGTGTTCCATGTGCCGTTGGGAGGCGAACCGGCGGTGTTGCCGCGGTCATTCCTGGTTTTCGGGCAGAAGTTTGTGCCGGACAGCTGGGTGTTCTCGAAGGTGGTGTTCGACAGCATCCTGTGGTCGGACGGGGGTGAGCCTTACAAGGTGCGGCGCCGGGTGCCGAGTGCGCTGGACGTCGCGTTTGCGGCGCTGGGGAACAACCAGGTGGTGCCGGATCTGGTGGCACGGATTCTGAACGGGGACGCGATCCATTCGGCGCTGCATGTGGAGCAGTTCCGGGACGGGCGCCCGTACCAGCACAACCTGGCGGCGGTGCGGGCGGTGCTGGACCGTCAGGGGCGGGAGGCCCGCGAGGCCTCGATGTACACGGACTGGCTGGACACGCTGCGGGCGTTGTCGGAGCCGACCACGGACCCGATGTACCCGGAGGCGATGCGGACGCGGGCGTGGGCCATGCGGACCTTGAACACGCAGCTGGCATCGTGGACGCAGCTCCGACACGACACGGTGCTGTACGCCAAGCAGTCCTACACGTCGGTGCCCGTCTGCTTCTATCCGGCCGGGTATGTGGAACCGCGGGTGGCATTCTGGCGGCACTTCCGGGCGATGACGCATCGGGCGGCGGAGACGATTTCGCGGTTGCGGTTCCCTGGTTCCTACATGGCCACCTTCCAGGAGGAGCGACCGCATCCGACGGGGGGCTGGATGCAGTGGGTCACCGTGATCCGGGAGATGGCGCTCAGCGAGATTCAGGAACGGCAGGTGGCGCATCTGCGGCAGTTCACGGCGGTGCTCGACACGCTGGCGGGCCTGGCGGCGAAGCAACTGGCGCAGGAACCCTTCACGGACGACGAGGTGAAGTTCATCCGGAACCTCATCCAGGATGTCGGCCATGAACCGTACGGGAGCGGGAGCACACCGAAGTATAGCGGCTGGTATCCGGGATTGTTCTACCGGCCCGTGCATCTGCCGACCGTGGAGGAGACCGTGGGTATGGCGTCGGATGTCGCCCTGTTTCATGAGCTGTACGGGGCGGTGGCTTCGGATGTGATCGTGACCGATGTCCACACCAATCCGCCGTCCCCAATGGAAGGGGATCCGGGGTCGGTGCTGCACCAGGGCATCGGGGAGGTGCAGATGCTGATGGTGGCCGTCGAGAACGGGCCGGACCGGATGATCTATGCCGGGCCGGTGATGAGCCATTACGAGTTCGAGGTGGTGGGGCCGCCCGTGCGTCTGACCGACACCGAATGGGAGAATTACCTTCGGAGATTCAACTGGGGACCGCCGCTCTCGGAGACCGTCGAGGGTGCGGTGCCGCCGTCCTGGACGAGGGAGTATCTGAGGCCTTGAGAGGGGGGGCGCTTGAGAATGACAGGGGGTGCGCGTGCGGGGCGATCTTCGGGGTGGAGCGGGGGGATGTGCTGCGTTGGCGGATGGGCACGGATTCGCAGCCCGGCCGGGGCACGAGCGGACAGGGCTGTCCGCGCTCCTGAATGAAAGTGGGGTGGGTGCAGGGCGATCTTCGGGGTGGAGCGGGGGGATGTGTTGCGTTGGCGGATGGGCGCGGTTTCGCAGCCCGGCTGGGGCACGAGCGGACAGGGCTGTCCGCGCTCCTGAATGAAGGGGGGTGCGTACTCGCCCTTCGCCCTTCGCATCATCCCCATCAAGCCTGGCGACCGGCGGCGGCGATGAAGGGTTGGAGATCGCGCATGAGGGTGCGGAAGCCGTCGAGGGTGAGTTGCTGGGCGCCGTCGCTCCAGGCTTCGGCGGGGTTGGGATGGACTTCGATGAGGAGGGCATCGGCGCCCATGACGATGGCGCCTTTGCACATGGCGGCGACGAGGGAGGCCTTGCCGGTGCCCTGGCTGGGATCGACGACGACGGGGAGATGGGTTTCGTGTTTGAGGATGGGGACGGCGGAGAGGTCGAGGGTGTTGCGGGTGTAGGTTTCGAAGGTGCGGATGCCGCGTTCGCAGAAGAGGAGTCCGGGGTTGCCGTTGGCGAGGATGTATTCGCCGGCGAGGAGCCATTCCTCGATGCGCATGGACATGCCGCGTTTGAGGAGGACGGGTTTGCCGGTTTTGGCGGCGGCGATGAGGAGCTGGAAGTTCTGGGCGTTGCGGGTGCCGATCTGGAGCATGTCGGCGTATTCGGCGACGAGTTCGGCGTGGTCTTCGGAGAGGAGTTCGGTGATGACGGGGAGGCCGGTTTCCCTGCGGGCTTTGGCGAGGAGCTTGAGGCCCTTTTCGCCGAGGCCCTGGAATTCGTAGGGGGAGGTGCGGGGTTTGAAGGCGCCGCCGCGGAGGATGGTGGCGCCGGCGTCGCGGACGGCCACGGCGGTGCGGAGGAGCTGGTCTTCGGATTCGACCGAGCAGGGGCCGGCCATGACCTGGAACTTCGGGCCGCCGATGACGGTGCGGCGCGTGGTGACGGTGGAGTCGGTGGGGTGGGCTTCGCGGCTGACGAGTTTGTAGCGTTTCTGGATGGGGGTGACGGATTCGACCTGGGGCCAGGTGGAGAGGGGTTCGAGGGAGGCGTGGGTGCGTTCGTCGCCGATGGCGCCGATGACGGTGCGGGCGACGCCGCGCATGACGTGGGGGGTGTAGCCGAGTTTGCGGATTTCGCGGAGGACGGCGGATTCCTCCTTCCGGGAGAGGTTGGGTTTGAGGACGATGA from Verrucomicrobiia bacterium includes the following:
- the aroF gene encoding 3-deoxy-7-phosphoheptulonate synthase, encoding MIIVLKPNLSRKEESAVLREIRKLGYTPHVMRGVARTVIGAIGDERTHASLEPLSTWPQVESVTPIQKRYKLVSREAHPTDSTVTTRRTVIGGPKFQVMAGPCSVESEDQLLRTAVAVRDAGATILRGGAFKPRTSPYEFQGLGEKGLKLLAKARRETGLPVITELLSEDHAELVAEYADMLQIGTRNAQNFQLLIAAAKTGKPVLLKRGMSMRIEEWLLAGEYILANGNPGLLFCERGIRTFETYTRNTLDLSAVPILKHETHLPVVVDPSQGTGKASLVAAMCKGAIVMGADALLIEVHPNPAEAWSDGAQQLTLDGFRTLMRDLQPFIAAAGRQA
- a CDS encoding DUF3160 domain-containing protein; this translates as MNFRRAGAGPGSGLAIAIGIFCLAGMGAAMAEREGGGEGELLERPRIRMERVVDGLEMAWPGEARTGGEGTVLPWYELQASTDLETWHPVGERVRAAERLSETMLRFSLRPEAPRTFYRTRVVDPRTPGRLGEGGAAVFGYEEAFQEELDGLGWLTPEAFAERYPSGAEYLPGITWDPTTAEFWDEFNADPAVVNQGLPWGTPGYRIGDYRMNAAEREVFGRLGFVVSGRLGNMGTVGASGPSFGGIFYQLWYNDLPVFISADALLHVWHRTFSMMLSEIEETMLFEMASRLLDGMAERLPAAWAEAGDGTLQESVLDADYLIGVARQLLRIGGSVLGQEGRVAETMTDIARGELKEIPDFMGSCRTVDFSQFRVRGHYTKTPRLRAYFQCMMWLGRIDLVVAGGPFARCPGGLQMANPRELGTAIVLHHLWKGSAAEEVWGDMHRAIEAFVGWTDSMTFPQLSGLLAGAGIESPGDVADRATLERLQRTIEAGQLGAQNIRSDVFHVPLGGEPAVLPRSFLVFGQKFVPDSWVFSKVVFDSILWSDGGEPYKVRRRVPSALDVAFAALGNNQVVPDLVARILNGDAIHSALHVEQFRDGRPYQHNLAAVRAVLDRQGREAREASMYTDWLDTLRALSEPTTDPMYPEAMRTRAWAMRTLNTQLASWTQLRHDTVLYAKQSYTSVPVCFYPAGYVEPRVAFWRHFRAMTHRAAETISRLRFPGSYMATFQEERPHPTGGWMQWVTVIREMALSEIQERQVAHLRQFTAVLDTLAGLAAKQLAQEPFTDDEVKFIRNLIQDVGHEPYGSGSTPKYSGWYPGLFYRPVHLPTVEETVGMASDVALFHELYGAVASDVIVTDVHTNPPSPMEGDPGSVLHQGIGEVQMLMVAVENGPDRMIYAGPVMSHYEFEVVGPPVRLTDTEWENYLRRFNWGPPLSETVEGAVPPSWTREYLRP